A stretch of DNA from Rattus rattus isolate New Zealand chromosome 1, Rrattus_CSIRO_v1, whole genome shotgun sequence:
ggctgtatgtgtgcatatctgtatgaacatgtgtctgtgtacagatacacgtgtgcatgcctgtgtcacTTCTGTTGTGTGACATGCGTTAGGCTgggtttcatttgtgtgtgataATGCATACCTACATGTTAAGTATACCCATGTCTTCATGTTTAATGTATGTGTGCGTATCTAGGCTCACACGGGTACCTGTGTATAAACATGTTTGTCTCTTGAGTGTATGCCTGCTGACCATGATGTGTCTTTATGTGAGCAGTCTCTCCATGTAGTCTGTCAGTGTCTTCACACTTGAGGATCTGCATGAGTGTGCCTTCTTTCTGCCAACTCTCTCTTGCCCATCCATTCCTTAGTCTCCTGCTAGCCAAGCATTGTTACACATCTCTATGCCTCCTGTTTACCTTCTCTCAGCAAACACGTTTCTAAGCACGTGTCCCCCTGCTCTTAAGACTGGCCACTTTCACTCCATGGTTCTTTTTTTACACAAACATGTTTTCTTCCTCCAACTCTCTACCTCAGACTTCCTCTGCCTACTTTCATCATAATCCCATTGGTAGCTCTTATGGAGGCTAAGGCTGGTATTCCTTTAGCCTTGCCCTCTTAATTTCTAGTTCTAGCGGATAAGCCCCATCTTAGCCCATGCTGATCTCCACAGTGTATCATATTCGTACTACTTCATGACCCCTCTGCTTAGCTGGAATTGTAGGAGGTAGCAAGGGCATTCAGAAGACTCAGTTGGAAACAGGTGTCTTCGGCGTTTACTGTTGTGTCTTAGTTCCTGGGTTGGGTGGGGTTTGATAGGGAGGGGGTAGCTAGAGTATGAACTAAGGACCTTTCTGTctgatttactttatttttctctttgaaaactaCTTGTCATCTTTTTAATTCCAAGCTGACCAGTAAGTTGTATCCGCTGTTCGTGGCTACTAATGTGTTACTGTCCAGCCAAGGGCCCACACTGTCTCAGCCCAATGGGTTGGCAGACAAAGGGGAAGCCACTTCCATTTCCCCCATCATGATTGCCCTTTTTTAGCAAGTATGTGAACTCAGTGCTTTTCTATGAATAAATCATGGATCACagaaaagatttttctaaaaGCAGAAATTGTGTTCTCTCAGTAAATGAGGCCCTTATCTCCTTTGACGGGACAGGGAGTTGGTTGGGCTTAAACAGAGATATACAGTAATGGACAGATGGAAGATTCCTCACATTACACCCACATCCATAGTTCCAAGGCACCTCAAAACTGTCCTAGGAAACAGTACTCTCCCAATATCATATGATTATCAGGAGCACAAGATTCTGAGTAAATCAGTGGGTATACTCAGAAAACAATGCACAATGAACTTAAATGCCAGAGGCCCTTTGGCGTCAGAGACCTTAGCTGGACAGCCTAAGGCTCCAATCCTAAGCAACTTAGCTCTTTATCTTTCTACCCTCCCCTACTGTGGTATCAAAACTAAAGTCTCCTTAGCCCCTATTTACCTTAGCTCCTCTTGCCTCCTGAACTCTGCACTGTTTTAGCATCTTCTGTGCCCCTTTTgaactctcttcttccttctgagacACAAAGACCTAAGTTACAGGTACCCCAACCCTTGTCTTTAAATGCCATAGCCCCAACTACCTGGAACGCTGTACCTAGTATTACCTCAATCCTGAGCTTGGATGGCTGATAGCATAACGGTAGTCTGAGCCTGGTGCTAATGCTATATGTAGTGCATGCTCACTTCTTCACTGATACCTGAGCCCTACACTTGGCTAGACTATGCACAGGAAGCTTGACAAAAGGAACGAAGGAGCTAGGCCTAGTGGTAtgcgcctttaattccagcacttgagaggcaggtaggtggatctctgcgagtttgaggcctTCAGCGCgcgtgtacatgcgtgtgtgcatgcgtgtgtgcgtgcgtgcgtgtgtgagagagagagagagagagaattgggcaGGAGGAGTGTGGAGGGTGTGGGGCTTCAGAAAGACCTGAGGACAAGGACATAAGCCTTTACAAACAAAGCAGCACGCCAGACTCCAACTCTGGAAGTTTTATTCTCCTGGAAACAATCTGTGTCGGTGGTACTTGAGCAGAAAAGCTCATACTCAATTCTGTCGAAGCAGGCGTGAGTGTTTGTGTACTGCATCCACAAAGGCTCCTACGTGTTCTGGGTCCATGTCAGGGTAAAGCCCATGCCCTAGGTTGGCAATGTAGCGCTGTGGCCCAAAGTCATCCAGCATCTGCTGCACCAGTCGACCAATCTCTTCCTAGAGAACCAAGAGAGTACTGTCCATAGGAGAGGCCAGCAACGCTGTATTctccctatatatatatatgcacaggagtgCTTCTACACAGGGTTACTGTCAGTAACAACATCTATCAGAAGCCTCATATGTCTCAGATATTAAGAAAACAGAAGTGAGGAGCCTGCGAGATGGTTTGGCAGGTCAGGTGCTTGCTATGCAaccctgatgacctcagttcaatcaCTAGGACCATAAAAAGATAGACGAtaactgactccacaaagctgtACTCTAACCTCCTTATATGCAGCATAGCATACAGACCCAACACACAATAACAATAGTAAATATTACCAAAATTACAAATGAGAGCTGGGTGTGATGGGTATATCCATAATCCTGGCactttcaaggccagcctcagcaacACAGTGAggttgaggctaacctgggctacatgagactctgtctcaaaaaagagaggCAGGGTTAGGGACTTAACTCAGTAGTAAAAAGCtttcccagcaagcacaaggctctgggttgggTCCTTAGTTTCAAGGAGTGTCCGTGAGGGTTCAAATGGAcagccacaaaaataaaatttaaattttaaaaatgtcctgtTTTCTTAGAGTTTACATTGTGTGTATAGAATAGAGGAGAGGGGAAACAGGTGTAATAAAACCATACATACATGATCACCCAGCCATTGCACATTGCGCAGAGAAAACCTTGTACACACATGTTGCACCCAGTTATTACCTCAGATGCATACAGGGCACAGGGATCCAGGTTCCCCTGCAGAGTCACTGTCTTTCCAACACGTTCCCTAGAAGCAGAGGCACCGCCACATTCTCACCACTGTACTGTTTGGGGATTTTACCCCCTCCACCTCAGCCTCTCCTGCCCACTTCTCCCTCACTCACCGGGCTTTCTTTGGAGCCACTGTCCAGTCAAGTCCAACTACCTCATAGCCAGCCTGGGCCAGCTCTTCCAGGGCAAAATGTCCATCCTTGGCAAAGATGATCTGGAGAGAAAGCAGATCTGACACTAAGCCTCTCTTGGGTGTGCTTCTGCTGCCCTCAAGTGGTGATTTCAGTCTCTGCAGGCTGAGAGCTGCACCCTTCACTCAGCCTGTCCCAGTCCTCACCATGGGCACTGGTGCCAGGCCCGCCTTCTGCAACCCAGCCTTCACTCGCTTGGCCACATCACGGATGTAAGGCAGTGCAAACTTGCTGAAGAGCTCGGAGCCAAGATGTCCTGCGTGGGACTCAAAGAGCTGCAATGCCTGTAAATAGGtgataaaaacacacaaagaggAAGTACCTCAGGCTCCACATACACGTGACTTTGGTGACACATTCTCCTCAGGTGAGCTCAATTTCAAAAGTTttgccttaaagaaaaaaaatgacacattcCCCAAAGATACACAAgagaggctggaggatggctcaattcctgctcttccagaggttttgagttcaattAAAGCAACCAAAaaacaaccatccataatgggattgATGCCACTTCAGCCAATCTGAacacagtgtactcagataaacaaataaataaaaaaaaaggaaggaaggatacacaagagaaacaaacaaaaaaaaaggaaggaaggaaggaaggaaggaagggaaagaaagaaagaaagaaagaaagaaagaaagaaaagaaagaaagaaaggggagagagacagacaggtagtgAGTGGCACACAcgactttaaccccagcagttgggggacagaagcaggtgaatcaaaaaaaaaaaagttttacctTCTCCAGATCCTAACAGCAACTTTACACTGCAAATACTAAGACCTTAAAGTCCGGCTGACAGCTTCAGGAAGGGCTAAggaatggttctcaacctgtgggtcacaacccctttggggtggATTGACCCTTTCACAAAGATCAGATATCCTACAAATCAGATGTTTACGATTCACAACAGAGCAaagttacagctatgaagtaacaacaaagtaattttacagttggggtcaccacaccgtgaggaactgtattaaagggtgacagtatcagaaggttgagaaccacttagaTACTCTAACCAGATCACTGGAGGAAAAGTAACACCCCTCATTTCTCCAGTTTAGGAAACCATTGCCTTGGATCCTCATAGACCAAGCTGCAACCTATTTGTCCCTAAGACTCACCTGAGCACCAGCAGCTACTTGTCCTATTAGATATGGGACCAGAGCATCAGTGAGTATGCCAAGCAGCTTGTGACTGGCCAGTGGCTTCTGATAGAGCCATCGCTTGGCCTGAGCCATGGTACTTGAACTGCCGCCTTCAACCATGTACGTCATCAGGGTCCACTGCAGAAAGATGCAGATGGCAGGACATAGAATTCTTTGTCTATTCCAGACCTAGCCTGATCTCTTCATGCTCCTGTCCACACCCCTGTGCCACATTACCGGAGCACCAGCAAAGCCAATCAGTGGCACACGTCCAGCCAGCTGTTGTCGGGTAAGGGTGATGGCTTGGAACACATAGCCTAACTCTGAAGCCACTGCTGCTGGATCCCGTAGACGCTCTAAGTCCCGCTCTTCTCTTAATGGCTCTGGAAAGCTGGGTCCTTTGCCAGGTACCATGGTCACCTCCATGCCCAGTGCCTTAAGGGGGATAAAATATCCGGGTACACAACTTGGAACTCAGAGGGAAGGGTTCTGTTCAACACATGCAACAAAGAAAAGGCTGGACCCCGCCCCCCCTGTAAACTCCATTCCTAGtgttttcctcttcccacttCTGAAATTATCTTGAAACCTGATAGGACAGAGGATTTGCAATGAGTgcattcctctctcccccttttttaaAGCCCACATTCCAGGATTAGGATTGAGTACCTGGGGTACAACAAGGATGTCAGAGAAAATTATAGCAGCATCCAGAGGAAACCTTCGCAGTGGCTGCAGGGAATAGCAAATAGGTTAGTAAGGCCACCCACTGAGGGCATAAACCCCACCCTCGTTTGTGGGGCCCTCACCTGCAGAGTCAGTTCACAGCAAGCCTCAGGAGATCTACAGGTGCTAAAGAAGTCCTGGGCAGCCCTGGTTTCCCTAAACTCTACAAGAGGAGATGGAGAACAGGACTCAACCATGAGGTCTTCCAAAGTTACCATCTTCCCCTGAAGAATTTCACCAACTAGAATTTCAGGTTTTATCTAGACCACAGCTTTACCCCTGACCTGGTAAGTAGCGGCCTGCTTGTCTCATGCACCAAACAGGAGTATAGTCTGTTTCCTCTCCCCAGGCTGCTCTCAAGAACGTGTCATTCTTCAGCTCCGGGAAATTCTGGAGTCTGGGGATGAGATGGAATGTACAGGAGTAAATGTCATTATGCTAGACCGTGGTTTGGGGAAGGCGTGGGTTCAGTCAGGCCGCTATCTGCCTCCTCCAGGCCTGCTTGCTAACCATGGCTCCCcacccacacctcctcccctctATCAAGTTGCACACAAGTTTCCAGGAGAAGGGCCCCACTAGGGCCTCTTTCCTACACATTTGTCCACTTTCCCAAACTCAAAGAAACTGGAGGGACTAGGGAAGTGGAAAGAAAATCCAGTAAGGAAGTTTGGGGAAAGGGAGTTAATTTCAGGTAAGCTTCTGAAGCTGAGGTCCCCAAACCAAGAGAGAAAGGATCAAAGCTGATGGTCCCAGGTGCCAGTTAGTTCTGAGTCACCTAGAAAGGAAGTCTTGGAATGCAGTCCCGCAAGGTAGTCCGTGGAATGGAGACTGCGGGAAGAGGGGGGCAGGGAACGAAAAGGTTCCGTTCCATGATTGGAAGATATGGAATCTCCGCGACTTGGGTTGGTGCTTGGAGATCTCCAGAAAAATAAGAGTTTAAGGACATATCCCTGAATTGGAAGACTCGGATCAGAAAGCAACGTAGCTACAGCGCGTGCAACAGAAAACTCACCCCAAGCCGTTCGCCTCCATGGTAAACAGTATCTGAGCGGTCACAGCTTTAATCTGAGTCTCCGCCCCTACAGTCCAGGCCCCGCCCCTTCCTGAAGAGAACCATGGGCGGCGCCATATTGAGAACCACGTGACCAGCCCAGTGACAGCTGTGGGGCTGCCTTCCCCGCTGCCCGTAGGACCCCATCAATTTTTCACCGTAAAGTCCACTGTGGCGACGCAGTAACAAATGACCCAAAGGAAAGTTTAAACTTTTCTCATCTGTGGTCTAGAAATACTGAAGACTTAGCACAGGCCTCGCTCTCACTCCCGTTCATAAGTCTAACAATGTTGTTTGGCAAATGAACGGTGCAGAAGGTTGTAAAGGAGCCGAAGATTTTAGAGTCCACATGTACATTACTAACCAATTTGTAGGAATGATAGAGTGCTGCTCAAGACAGGGACTGCTCTACCAATCGTTTAAACCAAAACTTGGCAATCACATTTAAGTGGGCAACAATTATTAGTCTTCTGGAATTAGAAGCAACAAATAGCGTCcatccagagtgattgtacatTTCTGTCAGTGACTGAACATTTAGTCATGCGCCCCCTAGGACAGATAGTTGAGCAATTTTTATGAGATTTCTCAAGTCTGGCGTGGTAGctcacgcttttaatcccagcagtcggaTGGTAGAGGTGCGAGGATCTTTTAAGTTTGAGGtcaatctggtctacaaagtgagttccagtacaatcaaagctacacagagaaaccctgtctcaacaaaacaataCAACCCAACAAAAAAGATTCCTTCAAATGTAATGTTTGttagggacagggagagaaaaaCATGAGGCCAAAGCATCAGAGTAGATCGAATAAAGGCTTGAACAAGGGTAGTAGCACTAGCTCTAGTTAGAGGATCGCGAGCtcgagatcagcctgggctacataatgagaccttacCTTAAGAGTCTAGTTTTGAGTCTGATTTGATAAGCCAGGGTCAGGGCGGAAGGGGTGGTGAGAGGAGCGAGCCACAAAATAGGAACTATCAGAGTACACCTGACAAATTTGGTAGTAATAGGTTGTGCATTTAATCTAAAACATACGGTAAAgtagggtgggaggtggggcagggtgTGGTGGGAAGCTCTGCTTGCAGTCCCCGGGCTGCGGCGGGGCAGGATTTCCCTGGACAAGTCTCACATCACGGGCTTCACTATGGCCGGCCCCGGCCCCGGCGCAGCGCTTGAGTCCCCGCGACAGCTCCTGGGTCGCGTGCGCTTCCTGGCCGAGGCGGCGCGGAGCCTCCGGGCCGGGCTGCCACTGCCTGCGGCGCTGGCTTTCGTGCCCCGAGAGGTGCTCTACAAGCTTTACAAGGACCCGGCGGGACCCTCGCGCGTGCTGCTGcctgtgtgggaggcagagggccTGGGACTGCGTGTGGGTGCTGCGGGCCCTGCCCCGGGCACAGGCTCGGGACCGCTGCGCGCCGCCCGTGACAGTATCGAGCTTCGGCGAGGCGCCTGCGTACGCACCACCGGCGAGGAGCTGTGCAACGGCCACGGGCTCTGGGTGAAGTTAACCAAGGTGCGCCCCGGCTGGCCGGGACCCCACAAAAGACCCCCTGGATCTAGCCAAAGCTCTGGTTGTTCTGCCCCTTTATCCCATAGTGAGCTGGCATTGCTTTCCGTGCTCTTTGCCCTGGGTTGGGCTGGGCGAGCAATTGAGCTGATTTCTGTCCCCTGACGGCTATCTCCATCTGGCGCGTCCCTGCAGGAGCAGCTGGCTGAACACCTGAGTGACTGTAGTTTGGACGAAGGCTGGCTTCTAGTGTGTCGCCCAGCGGAGGGCGGAGCCCGCCTTGTACCTATCGACACTCCGGACCACCTGCAACGGCAGCAGCAGCTATTTGGCGTGGACTACCGGCCGGTGCTCAGGTCCTGCAACTGAAGGAACACGATTTGGCGTCTGGGGAGGCGGGGTTGGAAACACAACCAAAATCCAAACCTTAGGTTGTGAGAGAGATTTGGGTGGGAGTAAGAACTGGCAGAGATGAGACCTGAAGGAGGATGAGGCTTCTAGAGGCTTGGAGCTAGAACTCGAGAAGGCTCCAGATCCTAAGGTGGTTTCTGTTGCCCATGTCTCCCTCCTCATTTACTCCACTCTGTGCCTCACAGATGGGAACAGGTGGTGGACCTGACGTACTCACATCGCCTGGGCTCCAGGCCTCAGCCAGCAGAGGCATACACAGAAGCTGTACAAAGACTACTGTGAGTTATCTGTAATGGGGTGAGAGAGGAGGGATCAGGGACTGAACCCAACTTAATTAGGGGTTTGggttgtttagctatgtaccgcCAACGTGGACATATGAGTGCGACGAAGACCTGATCCACTTCTTATATGACCACCTGGGCAAAGAAGATGAGAACCTGGGTAGCGTGAAGCAGTATGTGGAGAGCATAGATGTTTCTTCCTATacggtgggtgctgggactccTCCTGTGCCTAGATACAGTCACATCCCTCAGTGCTAGGTCCAGAACTCCCATCACCAAACTAGGACCAAACCATCATCCCTATAGGCCATACTTAGTCCCACTACCCTTGGAACCCCTTTAAGGAACCCCAGACAGCTTTCCTACCCTACACCCACTCCAACTCTACTGTTTCTGTTCCCTAGCCCAAAACGCATGCCCAGTGTGATTCCACCTCTCTGCCCCTACCTTAGGAGGAGTTCAATGTATCCTGCCTGACAGATAGTAATGCAGATACCTACTGGGAGAGCGATGGGTCCCAGTGCCAACACTGGGTACGGCTTACCATGAAGAAAGGCACGATTGTCAAGTGAGTAGGCTCTGGGCATGACAGGGTGGGTGAGCCATGTGCTATGGGTGCCTAGAGACTCACTCAGATACATACTCTGAGTCCTCAGGAAGCTGCTACTCACAGTGGATACCACAGATGACAACTTCATGCCGAAGCGGGTTGTGGTCTATGGGGGTGAAGGGGACAACCTGAAGAAGCTGAGTGACGTGAACATTGACGAGTGAGCAGGACTCCCTGGAGTGGGAGGTGGGACACGATGTTAACAGTGGGGCCATGCTCAGCTTGAATGGAGCCCCAGAAGTTCCTGAAGCCTGAGGCAGCAAATATCTGAACTGCTTTATGCCTGTCTCCTAGGACCCTGATCGGGGATGTCTGTGTATTAGAGGACATGACCGTCCACCTTCCAATCATTGAGATCCGAATCGTTGAGTGTCGAGGTAGGGCTCAGGGCTATAAGGAGTCCCCGGGATGTGGGTGAGGACAGCCTGATAGCGTGGAGAGAAGGGAATGGATAGACTTGGAGTTAGGGTAAAGCTACGGCATCAGAGATAGTATACGGTGCTGGGTGTAAGCCAACCTTAAAGCCATAGAGATAGTTGGGCTCATCTAGAAAGGAGCTGGTTGGGCTCCACAAGCATCCTAGCAGCATAGAGatggaatgagtgtgtgtgtgtgtgtgtgtgtgtgtgtgtgtgtgtgtgtgtgtgtgtgtgagagagagagagagaatcacggTAGAATCTCTGAAACTTCTGTGGCTGACAGTGACAGAATGCCCACTGTTGGGAGCCATTCCCGGGTCTGAGGGCCCAGCAAGCAGTGGGCACAGTAAATGGCCGTGTTCTGACCCCACCCATCCTCAGATGATGGGATAGATGTTCGTCTTCGAGGGGTCAAGATCAAGTCATCTAGACAGCGGGAGCTAGGGCTGAATGCAGACCTGTTCCAGCCGGCCAGTCTGGTGCGATATCCACGCCTGGAAGGCACTGACCCTGAAGTACTGTACCGGAGAGCCGTCCTTCTGCAGAGGTAGGTAGGGTCCTGGCCCTGcaggcttctcttccttccctaagCCTTGGGAATCTGCATGGAGGAGGCCCCAAAGTCTGGTAAAATAAATCATTCTGCTTCAAGGCCCAGAGCACCTCCTGAGCCTTGCTTCTGTCCCTGCGGATTAGAGACTGGGGTCTTACATTCATGCCAAACTCTTTATATTACCACCCTACCACAGATTCATCAAAATCCTGGACAGTGTCCTGCACCACCTAGTACCTGCATGGGACCACACACTGGGCACCTTCAGTGAGATTAAGGTGAGACTGGGCCTATAGTACTTCTCAGGACATTGGGCTATTtgcctagttttctttttttttttttttaagatttacttacgtattttatgtatatgagtacactgtagccgtcttcagacacaccagaagagggcatcagatcccattacagatgattgtgagccaccatgtggttgttgggatttgaactcaggacctctcgaagagcagtcagtgcttttaaccactgagctacctttccaGCCCTTAGTTTTCATTCTTTAGCAGAAAGTTCCTAGAACCCCTCTGGGGCTAGACCCTTATTGGTTctgaaaaccaagaagaaagcCAGACACGGCTGACCAAAAGTTAGTGTTTGAGGGGCCAGTTTCCAGACAGGCTGTGAAACGTGCTATAGGAGGGAGGAAAAGTAACAACTCAGGCGGGGCCACTGTCCGAAAGGGACCCAGTGGGTCCTACAGCAGCTCCACATGACTTAAGGAAACCATACAGCTAGGTGTGGGTATG
This window harbors:
- the Urod gene encoding uroporphyrinogen decarboxylase: MEANGLGLQNFPELKNDTFLRAAWGEETDYTPVWCMRQAGRYLPEFRETRAAQDFFSTCRSPEACCELTLQPLRRFPLDAAIIFSDILVVPQALGMEVTMVPGKGPSFPEPLREERDLERLRDPAAVASELGYVFQAITLTRQQLAGRVPLIGFAGAPWTLMTYMVEGGSSSTMAQAKRWLYQKPLASHKLLGILTDALVPYLIGQVAAGAQALQLFESHAGHLGSELFSKFALPYIRDVAKRVKAGLQKAGLAPVPMIIFAKDGHFALEELAQAGYEVVGLDWTVAPKKARERVGKTVTLQGNLDPCALYASEEEIGRLVQQMLDDFGPQRYIANLGHGLYPDMDPEHVGAFVDAVHKHSRLLRQN
- the Hectd3 gene encoding E3 ubiquitin-protein ligase HECTD3, which gives rise to MAGPGPGAALESPRQLLGRVRFLAEAARSLRAGLPLPAALAFVPREVLYKLYKDPAGPSRVLLPVWEAEGLGLRVGAAGPAPGTGSGPLRAARDSIELRRGACVRTTGEELCNGHGLWVKLTKEQLAEHLSDCSLDEGWLLVCRPAEGGARLVPIDTPDHLQRQQQLFGVDYRPVLRWEQVVDLTYSHRLGSRPQPAEAYTEAVQRLLYVPPTWTYECDEDLIHFLYDHLGKEDENLGSVKQYVESIDVSSYTEEFNVSCLTDSNADTYWESDGSQCQHWVRLTMKKGTIVKKLLLTVDTTDDNFMPKRVVVYGGEGDNLKKLSDVNIDETLIGDVCVLEDMTVHLPIIEIRIVECRDDGIDVRLRGVKIKSSRQRELGLNADLFQPASLVRYPRLEGTDPEVLYRRAVLLQRFIKILDSVLHHLVPAWDHTLGTFSEIKQVKQFLLLSRQRPSLVTQCLRDSESSKPSFMPRLYINRRLAMEHRACPSRDPACKNAVFTQVYEGLKPSDKYEKPLDYRWPMRYDQWWECKFIAEGIIDQGGGFRDSLADMSEELCPSSADTPVPLPFFVRTANQGNGTGEARDMYVPNPSCRDFAKYEWIGQLMGAALRGKEFLVLALPGFVWKQLSGEEVSWSKDFPAVDSVLVKLLEVMEGVDKETFEFKFGKELTFTTVLSDQQVVELIPGGTGIVVGYEDRLRFIQLVQKARLEESKEQVAAMQAGLLKVVPQAVLDLLTWQELEKKVCGDPEVTVDALRKLTRFEDFEPSDTRVQYFWEALNNFTNEDRSRFLRFVTGRSRLPARIYIYPDKLGYETTDALPESSTCSSTLFLPHYASAKVCEEKLRYAAYNCVAIDTDMSPWEE